The segment TGGGGCTTGAGGCGGCTGCCGGCCTGCGGATGCGCGGCATGGATGTCACCGTGGTGCATATCATGGGCCACCTGATGGATCGCCAACTGGACGAAGCGGCTGGGTATCTGCTGCGCAAAGCACTGGTGGACCGGGGTATCAATATTTGCTGCTCGGCCAATTCAAAACAGATATTGGGCGAAGACGGCCATGTCCGCGCCCTGGAATTGGCGGATGGTACCGAACTTCCCTGTAGCCTGCTGGTGATGGCGGTGGGCATCCGCCCGTCGGTCGCGCTGGGCCAGGCATCCGGGCTTGCTGTCGGCAAGGGCATCCATGTCGACGACCAGATGGTCACCTCGGACCCGGACGTTCTGGCGGTGGGCGAATGCGTCGAACACAACGGCGCGATCTTTGGCCTTGTTGCCCCGCTCTATGATCAGGCCAAGGTCGTCGCGGCGACGTTGTTGGACCAAGAGGCGGTGTTCACCCCCAAGGAGGTATCGACCAAGCTCAAGGTCACGGGCTGCGATCTGTTCAGCGCCGGTGACTTTGCCGAGGGCGAGGGCCGCGAGGATATTGTTTTCCGCGACCCGGCGCGTGGTGTCTACAAACGGCTGGTGCTGGAAAATGACCGCGTGATTGGCGCGGTGATGTATGGCGACACTGCCGATGGTGGCTGGTTCCACGGGCTGATCAAGGACGGATCGGATGTGTCCGACATGCGCGACACGCTGATCTTTGGCCCCTCGTTTCAAGGGGGTGCCCAAATGGACCCTTTGCAGGCCGTTGCAGCCTTACCGCCTGAGGCGGAAATCTGTGGCTGCAACGGCGTATGCAAAGGTCAGATCGTAACCGCCATCGCGGGCGGCGCCCAAGATCTAGGGGCGGTCCGCGCCCAGACCAAGGCGTCCGGCTCTTGCGGCACCTGCACTGGATTGGTGGAACAGGTTCTTGCCGTGACTTTGGGCGACGATTTTGTCATCCCCGCAGCGCAACCGATCTGTGGCTGCACCGATTTCACGCACGAGGATGTGCGCCTGCTGATCAAGACCAAGGAACTGAAATCCCAGCCCGCCGTCTGGCAAGAACTGGGCTGGAAGTCGCCCGACGGCTGCCATGTCTGCCGCCCGGCGCTGAACTTTTACCTGCTGGCGGACTGGCCGCTTGAGTACAAGGACGATCTGCAAAGCCGGTTCATCAACGAACGCAAGCACGCCAACATCCAAAAAGACGGCACGTTCAGCGTCATGCCACGCATGTGGGGCGGCATCACCAACCCGCAAGAGTTGCGCGCCATCGCAGACGCAGCGGACAAATACAACGTCCCGACCGTCAAAGTCACCGGCGGTCAGCGCATCGACCTGCTGGGCGTGAAGTCCGAGGACCTTCCTGCCATCTGGGCCGATCTGAACAAGGCCGGGATGGTGTCCGGCCACGCCTATTCCAAAGGGCTGCGCACGGTCAAAACCTGCGTCGGCACCGATCACTGCCGGTTCGGGACGCAGGACAGCACCGGTCTGGGGATCAAGCTGGAAAAGGCGCTCTGGGGGTCGTGGACCCCGCACAAGGTCAAACTGGGTGTATCCGGCTGCCCACGCAACTGCGCCGAGGCAACCTGCAAGGACGTCGGCGTGATCTGTGTCGATAGCGGCTACGAGGTCAGCGTCGGCGGCGCGGCGGGCATGGACCTCAAGGAAACTCAGCCGCTGGCCAAGGCTGTCACCGAACAAGAGGCGATCGACATGACCATCGCCTTTGTCCAGCTCTACCGCGAGAACGCCAAATACCTTGACCGGCCCTACAAATGGATCGCCAAGGTCGGTCTGGACTGGGTGCGCGACCGGGTGGTTGCGGATCTTGAGGGGCGGCAAGGCCTGATCGACCGCTTTGCCATCAGCCAGAGCGTCTACCAGAAAGACCCGTGGGCCGAACACATCGCTGAACGCGCCGAAGTTTATCACCCCCTCGCAAATCTAACACTGGAGGCTGCAGAATGACTCAATGGATTGATATCGGCCCGATCACGGCCATCCCGGTACGCGGTGCCCGCGTGATCAAAACCGCGCAGGGCTGCGTTGCGGTGTTCCGCACAACCAAGGACGAAATCTTTGCCGTCGACGACCGCTGCCCGCACAAGGGCGGCCCGCTGTCCGAGGGCATCGTGCACGGCGCATCCGTCACCTGCCCGCTGCACAACTGGGTTTTTGACCTCGCCACCGGCATGGCCAAAGGCGCGGATCAGGGGCAGATCGGCACCTATCCGCTGCGGGTTGAAGGTGGGCGCATGCTGCTCGATGTCACCTATCTGGCGAAAAAGGACGCGGCATGATCCGCACAACCTGCCCCTATTGCGGCGTCGGCTGCGGCGTTCTGGCGACGCCGGACGGCAAGGGCGGGTTAAACATTAAGGGCGACCCCGAGCATCCCGCCAACAAGGGCAGGCTATGTTCCAAGGGCGCCGCCCTGGGCGAAACGCTGGGTTTGGGTGACCGACTTTTGGCACCGCAGGTGAACGGGCAGGACAGCGACTGGGACTCAGCACTGGATCTGGTGGCAGGGCGGTTTCGCGACACCATCCGCGATCATGGTCCGGATTCGGTGGCCTTTTACGTTTCGGGGCAATTGCTGACCGAAGACTACTATGTCGCCAACAAGCTGATGAAAGGGTTCATCGGTTCGGCCAATATCGACACGAATTCGCGGCTTTGTATGGCCTCGTCCGTAGCGGGGCACCGGCGCGCCTTTGGCACCGACACAGTGCCCGGAGTCTATGAGGATCTCGAAGAGGCGGATCTGATCGTTCTGGTGGGGTCCAACCTCGCCTGGTGCCATCCGGTGCTGTATCAGCGGATCGTGGCGGCCCGTGCCGCGCGCCCCGAGATGAAGATCATCAACATCGACCCGCGCCGCACCGCCAGCTCCGATCTGGCCGAACTGCATCTGGCGCTGAAGCCGGGTAGCGACGTCGCCCTGTTCAACCATCTTCTGGCGCAGATCGAGGCGCGCGGCGCGCTGGATTCCGGCTATGTCGCGCAACACGTCAACGGCTTTCCCGAGGCGGTTCGCGCGGCCCGAATGACGAATGTCGCCGAAACTGGCCTGAACGCCGAAGAGATCGAGGCGTTTGTCCGCCTTTGGATTCGCACCGACAAGGTGGTGACGATCTTCAGCCAGGGGGTGAACCAATCCTCCAGCGGCACCGACAAGGTCAACGCCATCGTCAACTGCCATCTGGCAACCGGTCGCATCGGCCATGCCGGCATGGGCCCGTTCAGCGTCACCGGACAACCAAATGCCATGGGTGGGCGCGAGGTTGGCGGGTTGGCCAATATGCTGGCCTGTCATCTGGATCTTGAGGATGCAACACACCGGCAGGCGGTCAAGACATTCTGGAACGCACCGACCATGGCCGATGCTCAGGGGTTCAAGGCTGTCGATATGTTCGAGGCCGTCGCCGATGGCCGGATCAAGGCGATTTGGATCATCTGCACCAACCCCGCCGTATCAATGCCCGACGCAGATGCCGTGCGCGACGCGATCCGGGGCTGCGATTTTGTCGTGGTCTCTGATGTAACGGCGCAAACCGACACCGCGCGGCTGGCGCATGTACTGCTGCCCGCAACCGGCTGGGGCGAAAAGGACGGCACCGTCACCAATTCCGAGCGCGTCATCAGCCGCCAGCGCCTCGCCCTTCCCGCCCCCGGACAGGCCCGCGCCGACTGGGACATTCTGGCCGATGTGGGTCGGCGGATGGGCTGGCGCGCGGCGTTCGATTATGAAAGCCCAGCCGAGATATTTACCGAATATGCGGCGCTTTCAGGCGTTGCCGCCCGCTTTGGCAAAGATTTCGACATCTCGGGGCTAAGCGATATCAGCCCGGCGGGGTATGAGGCCATGACCCCGGTGCGCTGGCCCGTCACGGCACAGAACGGCACCCTGCACAGCGGCGGGCGGTTCTTTGGAGCAGGTGGCTTTTTTACCGCCGATGGCCGCGCGCGGATGCTGGCGCTGACACCACGCGCGCCCGCATCTGTGACCACATCCGAATATCCCTTTGTGCTGAACACCGGACGCATACGCGACCAGTGGCACACCATGACCCGCACCGGAAAATCACCGCGTCTGGGTCGTCATCTGGCCGAACCCTTTGCCGAAATTCATCCCGACGATGCCACTGCTCTGGACCTGAAGCCTGCTGATCTGGTGGTACTGAAGAACGCCCACGGTCGCGCGCTGGTGCGCGCACTTGTGACCGACCGGGTGCAGCGCGGGCAAATTTTTGTGCCGATGCACTGGACCGGGATTAATGCAGCAGCGGCGCGGGTTGATACGCTTGTGCCGAATGCTGTCGATCCCGTGTCGGGCCAGCCCGAGAGCAAGGCCGCCGTCACCAGTGTGACCCGGTTCCCCGCGCGCTGGTTCGGCTTTGCCGTCAGCGTCGACCGCCCACAGCCCGACGCGGCCTATTGGGCCATCACCCCGGCCGAAGCAGGCTGGCGCATTGATCTGGCCGGCGACACCGACGTCGCCGATTGGGAGGAGTACGCCCGCCGCCTGCTGGGCTGTAACGAGGCCGAGGCAGTGACGCTGAATGATCCGGCACGCGGCACGGCGCGGGTTGCCTTTCTGTCCGGGGGCCGTCTGCGCGGGGCGCTGTTTGTCGCACCGGGACCAGTCGCCGTCGCGCGCCAACATCTGGCCGAGCTCTTGGGGAGCGAAGCGAAATCGGTGCTGTCCGGGCGTCCCGGTGCGGACCTCCCGGATCCGGGGCCAACACTGTGCGCCTGCCTGAATGTCGGGATCAACACCATCGTCACCGGGATCGAAACCCAAGGCCTGATGACGGTCGAGGCGATTGGTGCGGCACTGGGTGCAGGCACCAGCTGCGGCTCTTGCCGCCCCGAGATTGCGGCGCTGCTGGCGCGGGTCCAGATGCGCGAGGCGGCAGAATGAGTCTGGCCCCCTACGTCAGAAACGTGGCGCGCGGACCTGGCCGTGGCCGCACGCTGAGCCTTGATGAGGCGCAGGCTGCGATGACCCTAATCCTGAGCGGCAAGGCTGAACCCGAGGCCGTTGGCGCCCTGTTGATGGTACTGCGCTATCGCGGTGAAACCGCCGAGGAACTGGCGGGCTTTGCACAGGCCGTGCGCCCGTCACTGCCCCATTGGACCGGACTGCGGCCTGCACTGGACTGGCCCGCCTATGCGGCGGGGC is part of the Puniceibacterium sp. IMCC21224 genome and harbors:
- the nirB gene encoding nitrite reductase large subunit NirB; this translates as MKKLIVIGAGMATGRALEHLFEADPDAYEVTLFNAEPRGNYNRIMLTPVLSGEKTYEEIVTHDAAWYESHGVTCRFGEKIAAVDRDRKVVVTEGGEELAYDKLLFGTGSNPFIIPMPGHDLDGVIAYRDLDDTNRMIDAGGAPGSKAVVIGGGLLGLEAAAGLRMRGMDVTVVHIMGHLMDRQLDEAAGYLLRKALVDRGINICCSANSKQILGEDGHVRALELADGTELPCSLLVMAVGIRPSVALGQASGLAVGKGIHVDDQMVTSDPDVLAVGECVEHNGAIFGLVAPLYDQAKVVAATLLDQEAVFTPKEVSTKLKVTGCDLFSAGDFAEGEGREDIVFRDPARGVYKRLVLENDRVIGAVMYGDTADGGWFHGLIKDGSDVSDMRDTLIFGPSFQGGAQMDPLQAVAALPPEAEICGCNGVCKGQIVTAIAGGAQDLGAVRAQTKASGSCGTCTGLVEQVLAVTLGDDFVIPAAQPICGCTDFTHEDVRLLIKTKELKSQPAVWQELGWKSPDGCHVCRPALNFYLLADWPLEYKDDLQSRFINERKHANIQKDGTFSVMPRMWGGITNPQELRAIADAADKYNVPTVKVTGGQRIDLLGVKSEDLPAIWADLNKAGMVSGHAYSKGLRTVKTCVGTDHCRFGTQDSTGLGIKLEKALWGSWTPHKVKLGVSGCPRNCAEATCKDVGVICVDSGYEVSVGGAAGMDLKETQPLAKAVTEQEAIDMTIAFVQLYRENAKYLDRPYKWIAKVGLDWVRDRVVADLEGRQGLIDRFAISQSVYQKDPWAEHIAERAEVYHPLANLTLEAAE
- the nirD gene encoding nitrite reductase small subunit NirD, producing MTQWIDIGPITAIPVRGARVIKTAQGCVAVFRTTKDEIFAVDDRCPHKGGPLSEGIVHGASVTCPLHNWVFDLATGMAKGADQGQIGTYPLRVEGGRMLLDVTYLAKKDAA
- a CDS encoding nitrate reductase, whose amino-acid sequence is MIRTTCPYCGVGCGVLATPDGKGGLNIKGDPEHPANKGRLCSKGAALGETLGLGDRLLAPQVNGQDSDWDSALDLVAGRFRDTIRDHGPDSVAFYVSGQLLTEDYYVANKLMKGFIGSANIDTNSRLCMASSVAGHRRAFGTDTVPGVYEDLEEADLIVLVGSNLAWCHPVLYQRIVAARAARPEMKIINIDPRRTASSDLAELHLALKPGSDVALFNHLLAQIEARGALDSGYVAQHVNGFPEAVRAARMTNVAETGLNAEEIEAFVRLWIRTDKVVTIFSQGVNQSSSGTDKVNAIVNCHLATGRIGHAGMGPFSVTGQPNAMGGREVGGLANMLACHLDLEDATHRQAVKTFWNAPTMADAQGFKAVDMFEAVADGRIKAIWIICTNPAVSMPDADAVRDAIRGCDFVVVSDVTAQTDTARLAHVLLPATGWGEKDGTVTNSERVISRQRLALPAPGQARADWDILADVGRRMGWRAAFDYESPAEIFTEYAALSGVAARFGKDFDISGLSDISPAGYEAMTPVRWPVTAQNGTLHSGGRFFGAGGFFTADGRARMLALTPRAPASVTTSEYPFVLNTGRIRDQWHTMTRTGKSPRLGRHLAEPFAEIHPDDATALDLKPADLVVLKNAHGRALVRALVTDRVQRGQIFVPMHWTGINAAAARVDTLVPNAVDPVSGQPESKAAVTSVTRFPARWFGFAVSVDRPQPDAAYWAITPAEAGWRIDLAGDTDVADWEEYARRLLGCNEAEAVTLNDPARGTARVAFLSGGRLRGALFVAPGPVAVARQHLAELLGSEAKSVLSGRPGADLPDPGPTLCACLNVGINTIVTGIETQGLMTVEAIGAALGAGTSCGSCRPEIAALLARVQMREAAE